The following proteins come from a genomic window of Sphingomonas oryzagri:
- a CDS encoding helix-turn-helix domain-containing protein yields MTKRPLAPGDFHEEEARFARRLKAARKQAGLTHAQLAAITGFGKAYISYVENLRANPSLLTCLRFARALKIDLGDLVSARRIEALDVIEDQ; encoded by the coding sequence GTGACGAAGCGCCCCCTCGCTCCTGGCGACTTCCACGAGGAGGAGGCCCGCTTCGCCAGGCGGCTGAAGGCCGCCCGCAAGCAGGCGGGCCTGACCCACGCGCAGCTCGCCGCCATCACCGGCTTCGGGAAGGCCTACATCTCCTACGTCGAGAACCTCAGGGCGAACCCGTCCCTGCTGACCTGCCTGCGCTTCGCCCGGGCGTTGAAGATCGACCTCGGCGACCTCGTCTCGGCGCGAAGGATCGAGGCCCTCGACGTCATCGAGGATCAGTAG